Proteins found in one Miscanthus floridulus cultivar M001 chromosome 4, ASM1932011v1, whole genome shotgun sequence genomic segment:
- the LOC136549967 gene encoding type I inositol polyphosphate 5-phosphatase 13-like, producing MEPDDEALKAARAPPQQRRGISYSQPLSRDAASARRAALRKHSLDDEHILPASHSLNYPLHHDPSGMAPMGYHPPLPPHQHHPSASYSSNTRRSAGGVSEGSMTLERAMSEYGGGQGTLPEFVGAGGGKGIFRVPLRAAMHPGRPPPLEVRPHPLRETQAGSFLRSLAADPQRRQLWAGAESGIRVWSLDEVFAEWGAGARRGDEESAPFCEGMPAPPALCVVVDRANRLLWTGHKDGRIRSWRMDLDAAATAPAPPAAGAGGDGGSVGGSSHGGGSNNAPVFREALTWQAYGRTPVLSMVVTSYGEIWSGSEGGIIKAWPYDAIAKSLSLSPEERHMAALLVERAYIDLRNHCTVGNVCSLPASDVKYMLADHSRAKVWTVTSMTFALWDARTRELLKVFGMDGQVESAKLETPVMPEQPMEEEINPNPKAKPSKKDKSQGSLNFFQKSRNALIGAADAVRRVATKGTFVEDNRRTGAVAQVMDGSIWSGCTNGAIIQWDGNGNRVQEFQHHTSSVQCIKALGERVWVGYASGLIQVMDAEGNIIAGWTGHSCPVIRMAIGCSYIYTLAHHGGIRGWPLTSPGPLDDIIRTELSNKELSYTRMEKINIMVGSWNVAQGKASAESLRSWLGSVASDVGLVVVGLQEVEMGAGFLAISAAKETVGLEGSANGQWWIDNIGKALDEGTSFHRVGSRQLAALLIAAWARKSLKPYVGDVEAAAVPCGLGRAIGNKGGVGLRIRVYDRKMCFVSNHFAAHLEAVSRRNADFDHIYRTMAFNKPHGSTVSATSVQLHRTVNVNGNQVEEVRPDLAEADMIVFLGDFNYRLYGITYDEARDMVSQRSFDWLREKDQLRAEMKAGKVFQGMREGIIKFPPTYKFQKHQPGLGGYDSGEKKRIPAWCDRVLYRDSRSVSVAECSLECPVVASITSYVACMDVTESDHKPVRCTFSVDIARVDELIRRQEYGEIIESNEKVRSLFQDACFVPDTTVSISEITLENQENVVFQITNKCETSKAAFEILCDGQSTKKEDGTKSELLPRASFCFPLWLEVQPAVGLIKPGETVEITLHHEDFYTQEEFVDGIPQNWWCEDTRDKEAVIRINITGSSSTETKTHTINVQHRCPPSSAPPPMMNQPVAAMPPSNVLASEGHSKRSSKKSQSKHREQQQQQQDYPQFGSSEVHDLCRMRCP from the exons ATGGAGCCGGACGACGAGGCGCTGAAGGCGGCGCGCGCCCCGCCGCAGCAGCGCCGCGGGATCTCCTACAGCCAGCCGCTGTCGCGGGACGCCGCGtccgcgcgccgcgccgcgctgcGCAAGCACAGCCTCGACGACGAGCACATTCTGCCGGCCTCCCACTCCCTCAACTACCCGCTCCACCACGATCCCTCGGGCATGGCGCCCATGGGCTACCACCCCCCGCTCCCGCCCCACCAGCACCACCCCAGCGCGTCCTACTCCTCCAACACCCGACGCTCCGCCGGCGGCGTCAGCGAGGGCTCCATGACGCTCGAGCGCGCCATGTCAGAGTACGGCGGCGGCCAAGGCACCCTCCCGGAGTTTGTCGGCGCGGGGGGCGGCAAGGGCATCTTCCGTGTGCCACTCCGCGCCGCCATGCACCCGGGCCGTCCGCCTCCGCTCGAGGTACGGCCCCACCCGCTCCGCGAGACGCAGGCGGGCTCCTTCCTCCGATCGCTCGCCGCCGACCCGCAGCGCCGCCAGCTCTGGGCCGGGGCCGAGTCCGGGATCAGGGTGTGGTCGCTCGACGAGGTGTTCGCCGAGTGGGGCGCGGGCGCGCGCCGCGGCGACGAGGAGAGCGCGCCCTTTTGCGAGGGCATgcccgcgccgcccgcgctcTGCGTCGTCGTAGACAGGGCCAACCGCCTGCTGTGGACGGGGCATAAGGACGGGAGGATCCGATCGTGGCGCATGGACCTCGACGCGGCCGCTACGGCGCCTGCGCCCCCGGCCGCTGGTGCAGGCGGCGACGGCGGGAGCGTTGGGGGAAGTAGTCACGGCGGGGGAAGCAATAATGCGCCAGTGTTCAGGGAAGCCCTCACATGGCAGGCCTATGGCCGGACGCCCGTGCTCTCCATGGTCGTCACTTCGTATG GTGAGATATGGTCGGGTTCCGAGGGTGGAATCATAAAGGCATGGCCTTACGATGCCATTGCCAAGTCCCTGTCATTGTCACCAGAAGAGAGACATATGGCTGCTTTGTTGGTTGAGAGAGCCTACATCGACCTGAGGAACCATTGCACAGTTGGTAACGTTTGCTCGTTGCCCGCTTCTGATGTTAAGTACATGCTAGCGGATCATTCACGGGCGAAAGTTTGGACCGTGACTAGCATGACATTTGCTCTCTG GGATGCTCGTACAAGGGAGTTGCTGAAAGTATTTGGGATGGATGGCCAAGTTGAGTCAGCAAAGCTAGAGACACCTGTCATGCCAGAGCAACCTATGGAGGAAGAGATCAATCCTAATCCTAAAGCAAAACCttcgaagaaggacaagtcacaaGGTTCTTTGAACTTCTTCCAAAAATCTAGGAATGCTTTAATAGGAGCAGCTGATGCGGTGCGCAGGGTTGCAACAAAGGGGACATTTGTCGAAGATAACCGCAGAACAGGAGCGGTGGCTCAAGTAATGGATGGATCGATCTGGTCAGGATGCACGAATGGCGCCATTATTCAGTGGGATGGAAATGGGAATAGAGTGCAAGAATTCCAGCATCATACTTCTTCTGTGCAGTGCATAAAGGCACTTGGAGAAAGGGTGTGGGTGGGATATGCCAGTGGCCTGATTCAAGTCATGGATGCTGAAGGTAACATTATTGCAGGATGGACTGGGCATAGCTGTCCAGTTATAAGGATGGCAATTGGTTGTTCTTACATTTACACACTGGCACATCATGGTGGTATTCGGGGATGGCCACTAACTTCTCCTGGACCCCTTGACGATATTATCCGAACTGAATTGTCTAACAAAGAGCTATCATACACTAGAATGGAGAAGATAAACATAATGGTAGGGAGTTGGAATGTAGCACAAGGGAAAGCATCTGCTGAGTCACTAAGATCATGGTTGGGTAGTGTAGCATCTGATGTTGGGTTGGTTGTTGTTGGGTTACAAGAGGTTGAGATGGGCGCAGGGTTTCTTGCCATTTCTGCTGCAAAAGAAACA GTAGGGCTTGAGGGCAGTGCGAATGGGCAATGGTGGATAGACAATATTGGCAAAGCGCTTGACGAGGGAACATCATTCCACCGAGTTGGTTCTAGGCAGTTGGCTGCATTGCTTATTGCTGCATG GGCAAGAAAGAGCCTTAAACCATATGTTGGAGATGTTGAAGCTGCTGCAGTGCCTTGTGGTCTTGGACGTGCTATTGGCAATAAG GGTGGCGTAGGATTGAGAATAAGGGTATATGACCGTAAAATGTGTTTTGTGAGTAATCACTTTGCTGCACATCTGGAAGCTGTGAGCAGACGCAATGCTGACTTTGACCACATTTATCGGACAATGGCCTTCAACAAACCTCATGGATCCACAG TTTCTGCTACATCTGTCCAATTGCACAGAACAGTGAAT GTCAATGGAAATCAGGTTGAAGAAGTAAGGCCTGACCTAGCAGAAGCTGATATGATTGTATTTCTTGGTGATTTCAACTACCGCCTTTATGGTATCACATATGATGAAGCGAGGGATATGGTTTCACAAAGAAGCTTCGATTGGCTAAGAGAGAAGGATCAGCTTCGTGCAGAAATGAAAGCTGGGAAGGTATTCCAAGGAATGCGTGAAGGTATAATCAAATTTCCTCCAACATACAAATTTCAAAAGCACCAACCTGGTCTTGGAG GTTATGATTCAGGCGAGAAGAAGCGGATACCTGCTTGGTGCGATAGGGTACTATATCGTGATAGCCGTTCTGTATCAGTAGCTGAATGCTCATTAGAGTGCCCTGTAGTTGCTTCAATCACATC GTACGTGGCATGCATGGATGTCACAGAGAGTGATCATAAACCTGTGAGGTGTACATTCAGCGTTGATATTGCTAGAGTTGACGAGTTAATAAGAAGGCAAGAGTATGGAGAAATAATTGAATCGAATGAAAAAGTACGCTCTTTGTTCCAAGATGCTTGTTTTGTTCCAGACACTACAGTTAGCATAAGCGAAATCACACTGGAGAATCAAGAGAATGTTGTATTCCAAATTACGAATAAATGTGAAACAAGCAAAGCAGCTTTCGAAATCCTATGTGACGGGCAGTCAACCAAGAAGGAGGACGGAACTAAATCAGAGCTTCTTCCAAGGGCATCCTTTTGCTTCCCACTTTGGCTCGAG GTCCAACCAGCCGTCGGTCTGATAAAACCAGGTGAAACGGTGGAAATTACACTACATCATGAAGATTTTTATACACAGGAAGAGTTCGTAGATGGAATACCACAGAACTGGTGGTGCGAAGACACCAGGGACAAGGAAGCCGTTATCAGAATAAATATAACAGGCAGCAGCTCAACTGAAACCAAGACGCACACCATCAACGTCCAACATCGCTGCCCACCATCATCGGCGCCACCGCCGATGATGAACCAACCGGTGGCCGCCATGCCTCCGAGCAATGTCCTTGCCAGCGAGGGGCATTCAAAGCGCTCCTCCAAGAAGAGCCAGTCCAAGCACCGGGAACAGCAACAACAGCAGCAGGATTACCCGCAGTTTGGGAGCTCGGAGGTACATGACCTGTGCCGCATGCGGTGCCCTTGA
- the LOC136552066 gene encoding DNA topoisomerase 3-beta-like, which produces MCFLQIENMDALFEAQFSPLADSGRLLSKCGKCGRYMKYMSTQPMRLYCITCEDVYYLPQNGSIKLYKEIICPLDGFELLLFSMVGPDAKSFPLCPFCYNCPPFEGIDKLFGALKLDDTGKVGKGAGMPCFLCPHPTCKQSMITQGVCACPECSGTLILDPVSAPKWRLYCNMCNCIVLLPHAAHRITTTDKKCLTCESTIIEVDFNKKTTPLQDGATLHEGCILCDDLLHSLIEMKHGKSFFMRRGRGRGRGKGWGRGSSRGRGRQGNSRYDDPKMSFRDF; this is translated from the exons ATGTGCTTCTTGCAGATTGAAAACATGGATGCGCTGTTCGAGGCACAGTTTTCACCTTTGGCAGACTCTGGGCGCCTACTAAGCAAGTGCGGAAAATGTGGTCGCTATATGAAGTACATGTCCACTCAGCCAATGAGGTTGTACTGTATAACTTGTGAGGATGTCTATTATCTTCCTCAGAACGGTTCAATTAAG CTTTACAAGGAAATCATATGCCCTCTTGATGGTTTTGAGTTGCTTCTGTTCTCGATGGTGGGACCTGATGCAAAATCTTTCCCATTGTGCCCTTTTTGCTATAATTGTCCTCCATTTGAAGGCATCGACAAACTCTTTGGTGCTCTCAAACTTGATGACACCGGCAAGGTTGGGAAAGGGGCCGGCATGCCATGCTTCCTTTGTCCTCACCCGACATGCAAGCAATCTATGATCACTCAGGGAGTTTGTGCTTGTCCTGAGTGTAGTGGTACCCTGATTCTTGATCCAGTTAGTGCACCCAAATGGCGGCTTTACTGCAACATGTGTAATTGCATTGTATTACTCCCACATGCTGCTCACAGGATCACCACTACAGATAAAAAATGCCTAACATGTGAATCTACCATCATTGAAGTTGATTTCAACAAGAAAACCACCCCTCTTCAAGATGGAGCTACATTGCATGAGGGCTGTATCTTGTGTGATGATCTGTTGCATTCACTGATTGAAATGAAGCATGGTAAGTCATTCTTTATGCGGAGAGGTAGAGGGAGAGGCAGAGGGAAAGGCTGGGGCAGAGGAAGCAGCCGTGGCAGAGGAAGACAAGGGAACTCAAGGTATGATGATCCTAAAATGAGCTTCCGGGATTTTTGA
- the LOC136552068 gene encoding auxin-induced in root cultures protein 12-like has product MAYATQHHRRAILVLAVALLLASPMAITRAAAAAATSGCEGDKLPAGKSHAHCAALPYLGAKLHWTYDAKTGSLSVAFVAKPAGGAGGWVSWAINPTGDGMKGAQALLAFKGPSSYVVNTYNITGYDPLGAAPTPIAYKATDLAADESGGEVRIYGKLQLGPGLEKVNHIWQVGSKVTTNGAPAEHAFDKPNLQAKGKLVLSGAAQPLDAAAPAPAPAGAGASPAKGGGGEATPSGGKSAAAAATAYVSAPALTLLALAGFLLAM; this is encoded by the coding sequence ATGGCCTACGCGACGCAGCATCATCGGCGCGCCATCCTTGTCCTGGCCGTCGCCCTCCTCCTGGCCTCGCCCATGGCAATAACGCGCGCCGCAGCGGCGGCAGCCACCAGCGGGTGCGAGGGCGACAAGCTCCCCGCGGGCAAGAGCCACGCGCACTGCGCCGCGCTCCCGTACCTCGGCGCCAAGCTGCACTGGACCTACGACGCCAAGACGGGGTCGCTGTCCGTGGCGTTCGTGGCGAAGCCggcgggcggcgccggcggctgGGTGTCGTGGGCGATCAACCCGACGGGTGACGGCATGAAGGGCGCGCAAGCGCTGCTGGCCTTCAAGGGCCCCTCCTCCTACGTCGTCAACACCTACAACATCACGGGGTACGACCCGCtcggcgccgcgcccacgcccatCGCGTACAAGGCCACGGACCTCGCCGCGGACGAGAGCGGCGGGGAGGTGCGGATCTACGGCAAGCTGCAGCTGGGCCCCGGCCTGGAGAAGGTGAACCACATCTGGCAGGTGGGTTCCAAGGTGACCACCAACGGCGCGCCGGCCGAGCACGCGTTCGACAAGCCCAACCTCCAGGCCAAGGGCAAGCTCGTGCTCTCCGGCGCCGCGCAGCCCTTGGACGCggcggccccggccccggcccctgCGGGCGCCGGTGCTTCGCCCGCGAAGGGAGGAGGCGGTGAAGCCACTCCGTCTGGTGGGAAgtcggcggctgcggcggccacCGCGTACGTGTCTGCTCCGGCGCTCACGCTGCTGGCATTGGCGGGTTTCTTATTGGCAATGTAA
- the LOC136552067 gene encoding cytochrome b561 and DOMON domain-containing protein At3g25290-like, whose amino-acid sequence MAVAVAVLAACILTLLAPPPAHAAGGGGRCAGESFSANRAYAACNDLPRLGASVHWTYDRATGDLSVAFVAAPAAPGGWVAWALNPSGDGMAGAQALVAGTFSSDGSAGTAWAVRTYNVSGYALGKPGPIAFPASDLAAELGADGRVRVFGKLGLGAAGYGGGVVLNQVWQVGAAVSSGGVPAPHAMGADNLAAKAKLDLLRATTAAAGADSATKKRNIHGVLNAVSWGVLLPMGAIFARYLKTFQAADPAWFYLHVTCQLIGYAVGVSGWATGIQLGKESKGVTYTDHRNIGIAVFALGTLQVLALFLRPKKEHKYRVYWNMYHHSVGYTVIVLGIVNIFKGMNILGVEQRWRTAYIAAVCVLLIAAATLEAVTWGVVLRRRKAESKTFNSASNGHLPHSV is encoded by the exons atggccgtcgccgtcgccgtcctcgCAGCATGTATCCTCACGCTGCTGGCACCGCCGCCGGCGCACGCAGCGGGGGGTGGCGGGCGGTGCGCGGGGGAGTCGTTCTCGGCGAACCGCGCGTACGCGGCGTGCAACGACCTGCCCCGCCTCGGCGCGTCCGTGCACTGGACCTACGACCGCGCGACGGGGGACCTCTCCGTCGCGTTCGTCGCGGCGCCCGCCGCGCCGGGCGGGTGGGTGGCGTGGGCGCTCAACCCGTCGGGCGACGGCATGGCGGGCGCGCAGGCGCTAGTCGCGGGGACCTTCTCCTCCGACGGGAGCGCTGGCACGGCGTGGGCCGTCCGGACGTACAACGTGTCCGGGTACGCGCTCGGGAAGCCCGGCCCCATCGCGTTCCCGGCGTCGGACCTcgccgccgagctcggcgccgacgGCCGCGTCCGGGTCTTCGGGAAGCTCGGCCTCGGTGCCGCCGGCTACGGCGGGGGCGTGGTGCTCAACCAGGTGTGGCAGGTCGGCGCCGCCGTCTCCAGCGGCGGCGTCCCCGCGCCGCACGCCATGGGGGCAGACAACCTCGCCGCCAAGGCCAAGCTAGACCTGCTCAGGgcaaccaccgccgccgccggagccgaCAGTGCCACCAAGAAGCGCAAT ATCCATGGAGTCCTGAACGCCGTGAGCTGGGGCGTCCTGCTGCCCATGGGCGCCATCTTCGCCAGGTACCTCAAGACGTTCCAGGCGGCAGACCCGGCGTGGTTCTACCTCCACGTCACCTGCCAGCTGATCGGCTACGCCGTCGGCGTCTCCGGCTGGGCCACCGGCATCCAACTCGGCAAGGAGTCCAAGGGCGTCACCTACACCGATCACCGCAACATCGGCATCGCAGTCTTCGCTCTCGGCACCCTTCAA GTTCTGGCGCTGTTCCTGCGGCCGAAGAAGGAGCACAAGTACCGCGTGTACTGGAACATGTACCACCACTCGGTGGGGTACACCGTCATCGTGCTGGGCATCGTCAACATCTTCAAGGGCATGAACATCCTGGGCGTGGAGCAGCGGTGGCGGACCGCCTACATCGCCGCCGTCTGCGTGCTGCTCATCGCCGCCGCCACGCTGGAAGCCGTCACGTGGGGCGTCGTCCTCAGGCGGCGCAAGGCCGAGAGCAAGACCTTCAACAGCGCATCCAACGGCCACCTGCCGCATTCCGTGTGA